The genome window GGCAACGGCCCCTACAGCGGCTACAAGCGTGGCGACCTAAGCCTGTGCGCGGGCGCGGGGCTTAAGCTGGGTAACCTCCTGTTGGGCGGGCGCTTCAACGCCGGCGTCAACGACATCAACGACGTGAAAAACCTGAGCGGCGCCAACGACTCCCGCCTGCGCAACCGCGTAATCCAGGCCTACGTGGCCCTACAGTTTGATAATGACTAAAACGGCCTACCGAGTGGCCGTTTCCCGCAGAAACTGATTGTAGAGGTTGATAATCTGGGGCGTGTCTTTGTAGTGAAAACCTTCGCTGCCCTGTTTGATTTGCGTACTGACGGCTAGGCAATCGGCGGTATACTCGCTCATAAGTCGGCGAAAATTACCGTGGGTAAGGGCTAATAGCTGGCCGTTACGGCGCACAAACCACCGGTTGCGCTCAATAGCACTGCCGCCCAAGTGAGCCAGTAGGGTAGGAGCGGCCAAGGCCGGATTCAGTACCGAGAAAATAAGGGGTACTTGGTCGCCCACCGAGCCACTAAAGGCAAACAGCTCAACGGGGCCTTCTATTAGGCGTAGGGCCAGCACATCGGGGGCGCCGGCGGCGGCCATGTTTTCCAGTTGATGCCCCCGGATAGTGGCCGAAGCTATTTTTTTAACGTCCACGTACTGAATGCGCGGGAAGGGCCGCACCTCGGGGCTACGACTGAAGTAGCTTATTTTCTCCTCGAACCCAATACAGTTGACGGGGAAATACGACCGAACGGTTTTGCCATCTGTGGTCTTGGCTACTGCCAGCCCATGCCGAGCTTTGGAACTGGTATCGTGCCAGGCGCTGGAATCGGACGGTGCTTGGGCTCTGGCCGCAGAAATTGTCGATAAGGACACAGAGCCAGTAAAGCCAACCACGAGGGCAAAGCGCACGAATGCGTACATAAGGGTAACAGAGATAAATAGATGTAGATAGGGCAAATATGGTCAGTGTCCTCCTTATTTGGTAACTCCCCGGAAGAGGCGGTGTTTCGTCGGAAATCTTCTTATAGGACGCTGGAATGGCACGTATCCAGCCAGAAACAAAGACTATTCTTCCACACATGAAAACACTGTCATTCCGAGTAGCGCAAGGAATCTGGATTAACCTCTGAAGGACAACCCAGACTCCTCGCGCTGCTCGGAATGACAGTGTTTTCATGTGTGTTGTTACACCGCGTCCGACAAGCTGGTGAAGGTGAAGTCGCGGATTTTCAGCGGGGGCACCAGGTTGCCGCCGAGGCGCACGGGTTTCCCGATGGCCTCGATGTTGTTGAGCATAATCACGGGGCTTTCGTTGAAGCGGAAGTTCTTCACCGGATGCTTGATCTTGCCGTTCTCGATGTAGAAGGTTCCGTCCCGAGTCAGGCCGGTGAACAAGAGCGTCTGCGGATCTACGTCGCGGATGTACCAGAGGCGAGTCACCAAAATGCCCTTGGCCGTGCTCTTGATCAGGTCCTGCACGCTCTGGGTGCCGCCTTCCATGATGAAGTTGCCGGAAAAAGCCGTGGGCTGCTTACCCGTTTTCTGGGCCCAATAGCGGGTGTAGTACAGGTTCTTGACCACGCCCTTCTCTACCCAGTTCATGCGCTTTACGGGTAGTCCTTCCCCGTCGAACACGGCGCCAGGGGCTTGGGCGTTCAGCGGGTCAGAGTAGATGGTGATGCGCGAGTCGAAGAGCTTTTCGCCGGTGCGGTTGCCGCCGCCTTTCTTGCTGAGGAAGGAACGGCCTTCGTCGGCCTCGCGGGCCCCGAAGTTGTACACCAAGTTGTTCAGCAGACCTTCATCGGAAACTAGGGCGGCGGGCTCCAGAATCACGGTGTACTTGCCGGGCTCCAAGGCTTTGGCATTGCGCGAGCCGGCGGCTTTGTCGGCCGCAATCTGCGTCAGGGCCTTGGCGTTGAACTTGCTGGCGTCGGTAAAATCAGCCACGGCGTAGCCCGAGCCGGTACCGTCGGGCGTGCGCACCGTCACCGAGAAGTCGATGTTCGTGTTTTGCTGATAGGCTTCCAGACCTTTGTTGTTGCGCAGGGCCTGGAAGGTAGCGCCGTCTTCGAGGTAGCCCGCGGCCGTGAGCTGCTTGGCGGCGCACAGGGCAATACTGTCGCCGGCTACCTGGGCCCGAAAGTCGGGGGTGATGGCGGCGGTGCTGGCCGCGTAACTGACCGGAGTTAGGTATTGCTGGGGACCGAGCAGGGGCATGTACTCGGGGTCTTCGGGGGCGAGGCGGGCAATTTCCTCGGCCCGTTGCACGCAGCGGCGCAGGGTAGCATCGTCGAACTGGTTGCAGGTAGCCACGCCGGCCCTCTTGCCAAACCGCGACTCCACCACCAGCGACACGTTATCGGCCCCGCCAGCCGTGCTTACCGAGTTGCGGGCGTAGCGCACGTTGCCAGTGGTGCGGCCCTGCAGGCTGGCCTGACACTCGTCGGCCGTGCTGAAGCTCAGCACCTTTTTCAGGATAGCCTGTGACTCGTCTTTGGAAAGAATGGCCATGTTATTGAATGGACAGAATGTGGAGAAAACCAGACCGTCATTCCGAGTGCCGCGAGGAATCTCGCGTGCTGACGTTTGATTACCACTACAACGTCAGCACGCGAGATTCCTCGCGGCACTCGGAATGACAGCTAGAAAGGCTAGCCGATTTTGCGGGCGGTGTTGATGACGTTCACGGCGTTGAAGCGGGTAGTACTAGAGCCGTGACTTACCGCGGAGCTCTGGCTGGGCTGACCCTTGCCGTCGTTGAAGAAGCCCGCAAACCGGTAATCCGACTGGTCGCAGACGGCGGCGCAGGAGTTCCAGAACTCCAGCGTGTTGGTCTGGTAGGCGACGTCCTCGAGCATGCCCGTAATCTTGCCTTTGTCGATGGCGTAGAACACCTGCCCCCCGAATTGGGAGTTGTAGCGCTGCTGGTCGATGGAGAAGGAGCCGTTGCCGGCAATGTAAATGCCCTTGTCCACGTTTTTCACCATGTCGTCTACGCTCATCTTCTGCTGGCCGGGGCGTAGGCTCACGTTGGGCATGCGCTGGAACTGCACATCCTGCCACGACTGGGAGTAGCAGCAGCCATCCGACTCGTTCTGGCCCACGATGTGGGCCTGGTCGCGGATTTTCTGGTAGTCCACCAGCTTGCCCTGGTCAATCAGCATCCACTCCTTGGTTTTCACGCCTTCGTCATCATAACCCACCGCGCCCAGGGAGCCGGTTTGCAGCTTATCGGCCACGATGTTAACCTGTTTGGAGCCGTAGGGCTGGCCTTTGGCTTTCCACTCCATGGTAGCGAAGGAGGTGCCGGCGTAGTTGGCCTCGTAACCCAGCACGCGGTCCAGCTCCAGCGGGTGGCCCACCGACTCGTGGATGGTCAGGCCTAGGTGGTGAGGGTCTAGCACCAAGTCATATTTGCCGGGCGTTACACTCTTGGCCGTGAGCTTTTCCTTGGCCTGGCGGGCGGCCAGGGCAGCATCTTCCAGCATGTCGTAGCTGTACTTGTAGCCAATGACGTTGGAGC of Hymenobacter sublimis contains these proteins:
- a CDS encoding TldD/PmbA family protein, translated to MAILSKDESQAILKKVLSFSTADECQASLQGRTTGNVRYARNSVSTAGGADNVSLVVESRFGKRAGVATCNQFDDATLRRCVQRAEEIARLAPEDPEYMPLLGPQQYLTPVSYAASTAAITPDFRAQVAGDSIALCAAKQLTAAGYLEDGATFQALRNNKGLEAYQQNTNIDFSVTVRTPDGTGSGYAVADFTDASKFNAKALTQIAADKAAGSRNAKALEPGKYTVILEPAALVSDEGLLNNLVYNFGAREADEGRSFLSKKGGGNRTGEKLFDSRITIYSDPLNAQAPGAVFDGEGLPVKRMNWVEKGVVKNLYYTRYWAQKTGKQPTAFSGNFIMEGGTQSVQDLIKSTAKGILVTRLWYIRDVDPQTLLFTGLTRDGTFYIENGKIKHPVKNFRFNESPVIMLNNIEAIGKPVRLGGNLVPPLKIRDFTFTSLSDAV
- a CDS encoding TldD/PmbA family protein, with product MNRRDFVGVTGLAAGALWLPSLPSLGGNPVDPAQLLEGVDVAVKKRLADVALNTAKSAGATYADVRIGRYLNQGVFTREKQVQNIVNSESYGAGVRVIANGTWGFAATNTVTEAGIAKAAQLAVQIAKANSKVQKEQVKLAPQKGYGEVSWKAPIKQNAFEVPIKDKVDLLLAANAKAMDNGASFVNSVLFQVNEQKYFASTDGSYIDQDIHRIFPTFGVTVVDRSSGKFRSRQALSSPMGLGYEYLTPKAEDKVAGPQGSNVIGYKYSYDMLEDAALAARQAKEKLTAKSVTPGKYDLVLDPHHLGLTIHESVGHPLELDRVLGYEANYAGTSFATMEWKAKGQPYGSKQVNIVADKLQTGSLGAVGYDDEGVKTKEWMLIDQGKLVDYQKIRDQAHIVGQNESDGCCYSQSWQDVQFQRMPNVSLRPGQQKMSVDDMVKNVDKGIYIAGNGSFSIDQQRYNSQFGGQVFYAIDKGKITGMLEDVAYQTNTLEFWNSCAAVCDQSDYRFAGFFNDGKGQPSQSSAVSHGSSTTRFNAVNVINTARKIG